A segment of the Halodesulfovibrio sp. genome:
GAACTACTTGATTTCTGGGAAGAAACACAGTTTCTTGAACGCTTTCTGAAAGAAGGCACCCCTGTGCAGAATCAAAATTCAATGCAATACGAGAAATTGATTCTACAGGAACTTCAGCTGAGATCTTGCAGACGGTGTGCCGCTACTGCTCAACTATAAGATTTTTCCTAAAGAAAAACCCTGCCGTTGAATCCTCATCGGCAGGGTTTTTCTTTTCTTAAGGCTTTATCAGCGAGTGCTGCAACGCAGTACCGCTATTGCCTAATCTTCCTTGCGTCCGATGCAGAAGTACGCAAAGCCTTTTTCTGCCATTGCAGCAGCATTATACAGGTTACGTCCATCGAACAGGATTGGTGCAGTGAGCTGCTCTTTGACACGATCAAAGTCCGGTGTACGGAACTGATGCCATTCTGTAACAACCATCAGTGCCTGAGCACCATCAAGTGCTTCATACTGCTCATCTACAATTTCAACTAAGTCATTATCTGCAAAACGCTCTTTTACTTTCTCACCTGCTACCGGATCAAAAGCACGAATACGCATACCTTTCGCAGTAAGCTCTTCAATAATAGTCAGCGCTGCTGCTTCGCGGGTATCGTCTGTGTTTGCTTTAAAAGCAATACCCCACAGTGCTAATGTTTTCCCTTCTACGCCACCCTGTGGCTCAAAGTACTCAACAAGACGCTCTGCCATGCGCTTCTTCTGGCGTTTGTTCACGTTTTCTACAGCTTCAAGTAACTCAGGAGTGTATTCATACTGATGTGCTGTATGAATAAGTGCTTTCACATCCTTAGGGAAACAAGAACCGCCGTAGCCTACACCAGGGTAAATAAATTCGTACCCAATGCGGCTATCGGAACCGATACCTGTACGCACGTCACGTACATCAGCACCCACGCGTTCACAAATATTAGCTACTTCGTTAATGAAGGAAATTTTCGTCGCCAGCATGCAGTTTGCTGCATACTTAGTCATTTCAGCGCTTCGGACACCCATAACAATTAGCTTTTCACGGCTACGGGCAAATGGTGCGTACAGTTCGCTCAGCGCTGCCGCAGCATTTTTGTCTTCAGTACCTACAATAACGCGATCCGGCTTCATAAAGTCGTTAACCGCATCACCCTCTTTCAAGAATTCCGGGTTAGAAACAACTGTGAAGTCAATAGATTCGCCACGCTTATCAAGCTCTTCCTGAACAAGGGAAGTAACAAAATCCGCAGTACCCACTGGTACTGTAGACTTATCTACAATAATTTTAGGGGAAGTCATCGCCGCACCAATCTGGCGTGCAACCTGCTCTACATAGCAAAGGTCGCATGAACCATCATCACTGGACGGTGTTCCTACAGTGATAAATACAACATCGCATTTATCAATGCCTTCTTGCAGGCTTGTTGTAAAAGTAAGACGCTTTTCTGCGTAGTTGCGTTGTACAAGCTCTTCCAAGCCCGGTTCCCAAATATGAACCTTACCGTTAGAGAGCATTTCAACTACGTCTGGGTTAACATCAACACACGTGATTGCGTTACCCATTTCTGCAAAACATGCAGCGCTTACCAAACCAACATAACCAGTACCAACAATACAAACGTTCATAAACGAACTCCAGTTCATCTCTATAGAGATGTCAGATTTCATGTAAAATATGGACACACTCTTTACTGAGTTGTACCTGAACAGTCAATTATGTGAAAAACGACGAATGCGGCGCTTACAGTACCCTATATTATAGGATTCTGCCATGTGTTACCGGTTCGATTGCTCAAAAAAAATGTACATACTATCAAGAGGCAAATTGCCACCTTTTAGAATTCCTTTTTCCTTCCGTTCAAGTCGATTGCAGTTTGTGCATGAAATTTATCGTAAAAGAGTGTATAAAACCTGTAGAGTCTGCAAAAACAATGTTTTCTTTGCGCAAGACTTTATATAAAGTGACAAGATACATCTGCGATTAAGGTGTGTTTCCAAATTATATGTGCAGAAATGCTAGGCAGCTTTTTCATCTTACACGGCAGACACGAAAAATGTGCTGAAGGCGTACCAACGCTACGCCGAAACAGATTTTTTGTTACCACGTAAGGAGAAAAAGCGGACAGCCGCACAAGGTTACCATGTAAAAACACACCCTCGTTATATGAGGAGAAAATATGCCCGTTTTAGTAGTTAATGTTGACCATGTTGCAACCCTTAGACAGCAACGATTAGGGATTGAACCAGAACCTGTTACAGCTGCACATTTTGCAGAACTTGCAGGCGCACGCGGTATTATAATGCACCTGCGCGAAGATCGCCGTCATATACAGGATCGAGATGTAGAACTTGTTTCCCGCTGCCTAAACACCCGTTTCCATTTTGAGATGGCAGCCACTGAAGAAATGAAAGAGATCGCACTTCGTCTGAATCCGTACATGGTATGTCTGGTTCCGGAAAAACGCGAAGAGCTTACCACAGAAGGTGGTCTCGTTGTTGCCGGACGTGAGAAAGAATTGCATGACTATCTTGCACCAATCCACGCTGCTGGCATTAAATCCAGCCTGTTCATTGAAGCAAGTGAAAAGCAGATTGACGCTGCGCATGCCTGCGGCGTTGAATACATTGAAATTCACACCGGTCACTTTGCAGATGCAAAAACTCCGGAGAAGATGCAGCTTGAACGCGATAAGATTATTAAAGGCGTAGCATACGCAAAACGCCTTGGACTTAAAGTTAATCTCGGTCACGGACTAAACTACACCAACGTATATGAATTTGCGAATGTTCCGGGTATCTCAGAATATTCTATCGGACATTCCATTATTTCCCGCGCTGTTCTTGTCGGTATGGATCGCGCCGTACGTGAAATGAATGAAATTATAAGCACCTTTGCTGAATAACATATATATAGTGGAGCCATCAGGTGATTGTCGGACTTGGTATTGATACGACAGAACTCGATCGCATTGAAAAAGCACTTACGCGACATGGAGACCGATTTACATCACGTATCCTGCATCCAAATGAATTAGCAAAACTTCCCAAGCACCCTGTAGCATATCTTGCAGCTCGTTTTGCCGCAAAAGAGGCAGCAGTAAAAGCGCTTGGGACAGGCTTTACTCAAGGCATTCAATTTCAGGATATTGAAATCAACTCGGAGTCTTCCGGCAAACCTGTTCTCGTTTTACATAACAAAGCAGCAGAAGTTGCAGATACACTCTCCGCAACCAATTATCATGTCAGCTTAACGCATGGCAGAGATACAGCATCTGCTGTAGTTATCCTCGAGTCTTTATAGTTACCAACGCAGTTAGCGGAGGCTCAATGGCTTACATTCCACTGCCCACACCGGCAGAAATGAACAGCTGGGATACTCAGGCAATTACGACCTTTGGTATCCGTGAAGAAATTCTTATGGAAAACGCCAGTCGGGAAGCACTGCATGTGCTTCTCGATCTGACGGGTTCCGTCGCAGGCAAACGTATTCTTGCATTTATGGGAAGTGGAAATAACGGTGGCGACGCTGCCGCTATTGCAAGGCACTTACATACCCTCGGTGCAAATGTTCTGTTGCTTCACACCAAGCAAGTACGAAAATATACCAAAACAACTGGTTACCACTTCAAATTAGCCAGAAACATAGACACGCCGCACGCGCTGCTTACGCCACAAAATGCCGCACGCCTTTTGCAGCATGAACAGCCGGATATCATTATTGACGGGCTCCTCGGTACTGGCATGCGCGGCACACTGTCCTCAGACAAATCAGTTCTCATCAACCAGCTTAATGCGCTGGGAGAAAAAGCTTTCGTTCTTGCTTTGGATATTCCTTCAGGACTACACGGCAGGCTAGGAACAGTTGACCCTATTGCAGTAAAAGCTGATGCTACTGTTACATTTGAAGCAGCCAAGTGTGGACTTGCCATGCCGGAAACCAAGCAATGGGTTGGCGATCTATACGTACGCCCCATCGGTATTCCTGCACAGGTACGGACATTCCATCCTGCGTCCAATGTAGGCATGACAGACAGCGTCCTCTCTTTTCGAAGACCATTATCTGAAACGATGCATAAAGGATCTGCTGGCAAAGTGCTCATTATCGGCGGGTCAAAAGGGCTTACCGGAGCACCGCACTTATCTGCCCTCGGAGCCATGCGCTCAGGTGCTGGCTACACTACAGTTGCATCTCCTGCCCTGCTCACACAAGAAATTAAGGCGGGACAACCAGAAATTTTAACACTAGCCATCGGGACATCGGACGAATGGTCGACTCATGTTCCCGATGCAGTAAAAAAAGCCATAGAGGGTGCAGACAGCCTCATCATCGGTCCCGGCATGGGACGTTCCACCAATGCAGCTCACTTCTTAAAAGAGCTTATTGCACTGGATCGCCCACCGTCGGTTTTCGATGCTGACGCTCTCTATCATCTTGCTGAACATGAAAATCTTCTACAATCATTGTCAGACAGAGATATCCTGACCCCGCATCCGGGGGAAATGGCTAGGCTCTGTCAAAAATCAATTACAGAAATACAGGCAGACAGACTTACTTCAGCCAGATTACTCGCTGATTCTTTCGCAGGTGCTGTTATACTTAAAGGAGCAGCAAGCTGCATAGTACAGCGTGGAAAACCGACCGTCATTTCTCCATTCTGCACACCTACTCTTGCCGTTGCGGGATCAGGAGATGTTTTATCGGGAATACTAGGAACGCATCTTTCACACGATATTCCTACACTGGAAGCTGCCTGCCTTGGAGTCTATGAACACGGGCTTGCTGGTGAGTTTCTTGAAAAGCAATTTCCTCACCGAGGTAATTTACCACAAGAGATCGCGCATGCTTTGCCAAAAGCCGTAAGGGAGTACCTA
Coding sequences within it:
- a CDS encoding UDP-glucose/GDP-mannose dehydrogenase family protein — translated: MNVCIVGTGYVGLVSAACFAEMGNAITCVDVNPDVVEMLSNGKVHIWEPGLEELVQRNYAEKRLTFTTSLQEGIDKCDVVFITVGTPSSDDGSCDLCYVEQVARQIGAAMTSPKIIVDKSTVPVGTADFVTSLVQEELDKRGESIDFTVVSNPEFLKEGDAVNDFMKPDRVIVGTEDKNAAAALSELYAPFARSREKLIVMGVRSAEMTKYAANCMLATKISFINEVANICERVGADVRDVRTGIGSDSRIGYEFIYPGVGYGGSCFPKDVKALIHTAHQYEYTPELLEAVENVNKRQKKRMAERLVEYFEPQGGVEGKTLALWGIAFKANTDDTREAAALTIIEELTAKGMRIRAFDPVAGEKVKERFADNDLVEIVDEQYEALDGAQALMVVTEWHQFRTPDFDRVKEQLTAPILFDGRNLYNAAAMAEKGFAYFCIGRKED
- a CDS encoding pyridoxine 5'-phosphate synthase; this translates as MPVLVVNVDHVATLRQQRLGIEPEPVTAAHFAELAGARGIIMHLREDRRHIQDRDVELVSRCLNTRFHFEMAATEEMKEIALRLNPYMVCLVPEKREELTTEGGLVVAGREKELHDYLAPIHAAGIKSSLFIEASEKQIDAAHACGVEYIEIHTGHFADAKTPEKMQLERDKIIKGVAYAKRLGLKVNLGHGLNYTNVYEFANVPGISEYSIGHSIISRAVLVGMDRAVREMNEIISTFAE
- a CDS encoding holo-[acyl-carrier-protein] synthase — encoded protein: MIVGLGIDTTELDRIEKALTRHGDRFTSRILHPNELAKLPKHPVAYLAARFAAKEAAVKALGTGFTQGIQFQDIEINSESSGKPVLVLHNKAAEVADTLSATNYHVSLTHGRDTASAVVILESL
- a CDS encoding NAD(P)H-hydrate dehydratase, translated to MAYIPLPTPAEMNSWDTQAITTFGIREEILMENASREALHVLLDLTGSVAGKRILAFMGSGNNGGDAAAIARHLHTLGANVLLLHTKQVRKYTKTTGYHFKLARNIDTPHALLTPQNAARLLQHEQPDIIIDGLLGTGMRGTLSSDKSVLINQLNALGEKAFVLALDIPSGLHGRLGTVDPIAVKADATVTFEAAKCGLAMPETKQWVGDLYVRPIGIPAQVRTFHPASNVGMTDSVLSFRRPLSETMHKGSAGKVLIIGGSKGLTGAPHLSALGAMRSGAGYTTVASPALLTQEIKAGQPEILTLAIGTSDEWSTHVPDAVKKAIEGADSLIIGPGMGRSTNAAHFLKELIALDRPPSVFDADALYHLAEHENLLQSLSDRDILTPHPGEMARLCQKSITEIQADRLTSARLLADSFAGAVILKGAASCIVQRGKPTVISPFCTPTLAVAGSGDVLSGILGTHLSHDIPTLEAACLGVYEHGLAGEFLEKQFPHRGNLPQEIAHALPKAVREYLCSQPST